The nucleotide sequence AACGAACAGTGTGTATTTGAGATTTTTCATATTCATTCATCAATAGTAGGACTCACGCCCAGAGATGGACCAGCGTTTTTCACTGAGGCCTCGACCTTTTGACAAAACGCACCATCAGGAGTGTAATGAAATCAGACAGGAGTTCCGTGAATTTTCCCCTCATACATGTTCTCATTCCCTCCTTCTCACGGACTCCTGCCCCGTTTATTGACCCCTTGACTATTCGCCTTTAAAGGAGAGGATAGAAACAGCAAGGGGTTCTTTTTTATATGGAACAAGCTCCACCCAAAACCAAATTTCTGGATCGCTGGACGCCACGAGTGTTTCGTGAAGCGAAGCAGATTTTCCGCGAAAGCGGATTAAAGGGCGTGATTCGCCGTTATGGCTGGAAATTCTTTGCCGTGTTTTTTGCTTATTATCTGATTCGCGATATTACTTTGTACATTATTCTGCCGTGGTACCTGGCGAAGAACTTGTTGTAAGACTATTTACAAATCAATTCCCAAAAGGAAACTTCCCACCAAAGCCACAAAAACTGTCAGCGCCATCAGCGCAAGCCCTTTGTCTTTTTGCTTCAGGAACAAGATGGCGGTCATCAGGACGCGCACCAACGGCAGACACACCAACACCACCAGACCAAACTGGGCAATCAACAGCGCGCGATCATTCATCACCAGCGCCCATTGAATGTTTTCCACGAAGGGACGAGGTTCATACGTGCTGAAGGACTGTAAATCTGATCCATCACGCAACCACATCCACAGCCAGCCCGTCAGCAGGAAGATCCCGGCAAACAAGACACCACCGCGCAGAATCTGACTGATGGTCAGCTCCAGATCATGCAAAGACTCTTTTTCCGGTGTTTGCGGAGTCGGCGTCATTTCAACCCCTTGATGATCATCTGAATGGACACGATACTTAGAACCACCACGAAGATCTGACGAATCCTTACCGCTGGAATTTTCACCATGGCCTTGGCACCGACAAAAGATCCCACGATGATTCCGACAGCCACAGGCGCTGCGATTTCAGGACGGATATCCCCGCGCAGAAGATACGCCCCGGCGCTGGCAGAGGCCGTCACACCAATCATAAAATTCGACGTCGCACTGGAAACCTTAATCGGAATCTTCATTGCTCCGTCCATGGCCAAAACCTTGAAGATCCCGCTGCCGATACCCAAAAGGGCCGACATCACACCCGCGCCAAACATGGCAAACAGACCCAGCGGTACATTCTGCACCTTGTATTCAATCAGACGGTTGTCACTTTCCGGATAGATGCCATCAAGCTTCAGCTTTTCGGCCCAGGGGTGATTGACGGTGGCAATGTGTTCACCGCGCTTTCGCAGCATCATCAGGGCCGAAAAAAACAGGAAGGTTCCAAACAGAAGGAACAGAAATTGTGCTTTGATAAAAGAGGAAATCAGAAAACCAACAATGGCGCCACTGACTGTTCCGACCTCAAGAAACACAGCCAGTCGCAGATTGGTCAAAGAATCTTTCAGGTAGCTGGCAGCAGCCCCCGAGGACGTGGCCACAATCGAAATCAAGCTGGCGGCAATAGCGTAGCGAATATCGACGTGGTACACCAGAGTCAGAACCGGAACCACAATAATTCCGCCACCAAGCCCCAGAAGGGCCCCGAGGAAACCGGCGGCCATGGAAGTGATCAGCAGCAGTAACTCAAACATTGCGTTTGCTTACTTTACGCACTCGTACAGCTTAACCAAGCGAGCTCCGTAGTAAGTGTCTTTCTTTGTGAACTGCCAAGGTGGATACGGCAGGAAAACAGCTTCAGCACACTGGCCAGGCTGAGCCACCGCCCATTGACGATCTTCGGAAGACGCTGTGAAGATTTCGTTTGTTTTAGTGTCCTTAATACCGATAGCAAAAGAAAACACCTGAGATGTGATATTTCCTTCGGCGCGTGTGACAAGTGCCACAGGAAGCTCTACACGTTCAACACTGGTGATTTCACCAATCACAGTTTTAGAGAAGATCACACTGTAGTTAGCCAGCACCGCCCACAGGATCAAACCAAAAACCACCAAACCAATAACAAACTTCGTAAACTTCCAAATTGTTGCCATATCCATGGCTTATCGGTAAGTTTTAAACACGTCAACAAAAAGGACCCCCCGTGTTTTCCAAACAAGAAAAGCTCCTTCTCGCGATCCTGGCTTCCATTCAGTTTAGTTCCATCGTGGACTTCATGATCATGATGCCACTGGGGCCTCAGTTGATGCGCATGTTTGCGATCAATCCGCATCAGTTCGGACTCCTCGTGTCATCGTACACCTTCTTTGCGGGCTTGAGCGGCTTTGCCGCCTCTTTCTTCCTGGACAAATTTGATCGCAAGGCCTGCCTGCTGTTCTTCTTCATTGGGTTCTCGGTGGGGACCGTGGCCTGCGGCCTGGCGCCGAACTATGAAATGCTGCTTTTGGCCCGCGGCCTGACCGGCGTCTTTGGCGGCGTGCTGGGTTCGTTGGTTCTTTCCATTGTCAGTGATGCAATTTCTTACGAGCGTCGGGGCAGCGCCATGGGCGTGATTATGACGTCGTTTTCCATGGCCTCCATTCTGGGGGTCCCCTTCAGCCTGTTCCTGGCAAACCAGTTCAACTGGCACGCTCCGTTTATCTTCCTGGGATGCACGTCCCTGGCACTTTGTGTGGTGATCTGGTTCAAAGTTCCGTCCATGAGCAAACACCTTGAGGGCGGCATCATCAAAGAGCCCATGTGGAACACCATCAGCCGCATCGCCAACAACAAAAACCAGCGCCGTGGCCTGTATTTCATGTCGTCGGTGATGTTCGGCCACTTTGCCATCATTCCTTTCCTGTCGCCATCACTGGTGGCCAATGCCGGCCTGACCGAATCCCAACTGCCGCTGATGTACATGATTGGCGGCGCCTTTACGATTTTCAGCTCCCCGTTCATCGGACGTCTGGCGGATCGCTATGGAAAACACAAGGTCTTCTTGTGGGGGGCCCTGGTGACGCTGATTCCTTACTGGGTGATCACCAATCTGGGACCCAGTCCTCTTTGGGTGGTGCTGGCGATCTGCGCCTTCTTCTTTGTGGTTTCCGGCGGACGCATGATTCCGGCGACAGCTTTGGTTTCTGGGACAGCCCGACCGCAAAACCGCGGAAGCTTCATGAGCATCGTCAGTTGCGTGCAGCAGTTGTCGTCAGCGGTTTCAAGTTACATCGGTGGCTTGATTGTCACGACCGGAGCTCATGGACGTCTGGAGCATTACCCGGTGGTGGGCTATATCGCCATCGGCTTCACCTTTGTCGCGATCTTCCTGTCCCGCCGTATTGAAGCGGTTGAAGGCGGCGGCCCGGCTCCGGTCGAGCACGTGGCAGAGCCTGTCGTTTAAATTATTTTACTTCACTTTTTGGCGCAGAGATTTGGTTTCAGAATGTTTGCGCTTGGTATCCAGACGCTTGCGCACAGAACTGCGGGACGGCTTGGTGGCCACTCGTTTTTTGGGAACAAAAAGGGCTTTTCTTAAAAGTGCATGCAGACGAGCAATGCACTCGGAACGGTTCTGATCCTGATCCCGATGCACATCGCTGCGAATCAGAATA is from Bdellovibrio bacteriovorus str. Tiberius and encodes:
- a CDS encoding MFS transporter, with the translated sequence MFSKQEKLLLAILASIQFSSIVDFMIMMPLGPQLMRMFAINPHQFGLLVSSYTFFAGLSGFAASFFLDKFDRKACLLFFFIGFSVGTVACGLAPNYEMLLLARGLTGVFGGVLGSLVLSIVSDAISYERRGSAMGVIMTSFSMASILGVPFSLFLANQFNWHAPFIFLGCTSLALCVVIWFKVPSMSKHLEGGIIKEPMWNTISRIANNKNQRRGLYFMSSVMFGHFAIIPFLSPSLVANAGLTESQLPLMYMIGGAFTIFSSPFIGRLADRYGKHKVFLWGALVTLIPYWVITNLGPSPLWVVLAICAFFFVVSGGRMIPATALVSGTARPQNRGSFMSIVSCVQQLSSAVSSYIGGLIVTTGAHGRLEHYPVVGYIAIGFTFVAIFLSRRIEAVEGGGPAPVEHVAEPVV
- a CDS encoding sulfite exporter TauE/SafE family protein; this translates as MFELLLLITSMAAGFLGALLGLGGGIIVVPVLTLVYHVDIRYAIAASLISIVATSSGAAASYLKDSLTNLRLAVFLEVGTVSGAIVGFLISSFIKAQFLFLLFGTFLFFSALMMLRKRGEHIATVNHPWAEKLKLDGIYPESDNRLIEYKVQNVPLGLFAMFGAGVMSALLGIGSGIFKVLAMDGAMKIPIKVSSATSNFMIGVTASASAGAYLLRGDIRPEIAAPVAVGIIVGSFVGAKAMVKIPAVRIRQIFVVVLSIVSIQMIIKGLK
- the arfB gene encoding alternative ribosome rescue aminoacyl-tRNA hydrolase ArfB, with the protein product MIDIQIPFAELDFTYARSRGPGGQNVNRTNSAAILRWNLMSSQVISEQLKLRLQAKLAAQLTEEGDILIRSDVHRDQDQNRSECIARLHALLRKALFVPKKRVATKPSRSSVRKRLDTKRKHSETKSLRQKVK
- a CDS encoding DUF1634 domain-containing protein, with amino-acid sequence MTPTPQTPEKESLHDLELTISQILRGGVLFAGIFLLTGWLWMWLRDGSDLQSFSTYEPRPFVENIQWALVMNDRALLIAQFGLVVLVCLPLVRVLMTAILFLKQKDKGLALMALTVFVALVGSFLLGIDL